A stretch of DNA from Coccidioides posadasii str. Silveira chromosome 1, complete sequence:
TCTTTCGCGTTGAACCCCCCCATCCACCATCCCTGAAGAGTGCTCAATTTTGAGACATCCCTCATTCTTGTACGGATATTTATTTCTCCATTAGCCACCCCGTAGGGAGCCGTTGCGGATATTCGTTACCACAAACTTCATTCGAAGCTTAACGGGACGGCTCGTCCCGGCCACATGCCCGAGATTCGAGTATATTGGTCCTTATCTTTCGCATTTCCGCATCCGAACTACTTCTTCGGGGCAGGAGCATATTCACATTCACTCTCATTGTTGCGAATATGAATATGATCTATCAATCATCTATCTGGTTCGGATACGGGGAATATCGGCTTCAAAAAGATCTAGGCGTTCCCTGAAGCGGGCACAGACTGCTTTCTATTTTATCGACGCGCGATAATGTCCTTGTGATGATCTCCCCGCGATGGTTCCCCTGTGCTGATATCGTGTCGTTTTCATCGTTTTGTACTATGTAGCATATAGAACATACCATATCCCAATAGCCGTGGCTAGCAACCAGATCATACAGGTCATTTACTATCTTCGTAGACACCCAGAAAACCGGACCTGCCCAATTTTACACATCGGGGTTTGACCCCACAGTCAAAATAAGTAGGGTCTATGTATGTACTTAATGTCGCACTGGATGACGCCCGACATTCATCGAACGCTGCACCCCGAAAGCGACATGCACCTTTAAAGAGCGATGCATGAACACCAAGGGGGTACTCCACCTCCAGTTTTTCTGCAAGCTAGGAGGGATATCTATGCATGACATATGCAAGCATTGTCTGCATGTAATACGGACTAGAGAGTAAATTGTTCCGTGCGTTGAATACAGGGTTACTTCATAGCGGGGGTTGGCTGCGTCTCTGTTTTAGTATGCGCTCAGACTTGATCGACCCTATGTGTCTACCCTGCGATATTTGAAGCGGAGACCGTTAAGAGCCAGACGCGGGCTCTCTTTTTGTTGAGGCCATGAAAATAAGAAATGGAATCATGTACGCTAAGCAGCCCAAGTGGTATTGCCATTTCGGTACGTATGCAGCCATGACCCCCATACAAAGCCGACGGAGGTACTGACCGGAAAATGTGGATGGATTGCCGGATGGAATGGAATGGAATTGGTAAACGTAAATATCTCACCGAGGTGGACAGACGCTATATTGCTCTTTATGCACGCGTACAgagatggaaaagaaaaaacaaaacatAAACCTAGCTAGAAGTACACAACGGACAGATTGGCTATGCAAAATGGGAGAACATGAGAGACAAGGCTCGAAGACTTAAGAATCAGCGTCCAGATGTGGTCGAAAATCCATACGGATATCCCATTCCTAATTTATTCCTGCCCGCAAACCTTCCATTCCATAGACCTAGGAGTCCGTGCGATAAAAGGATGGACCCAATACGCTGTGACCAGCGACGTCGACCCAAGACGGCTGCAGGGTAATTGAGGAGCACGATGTCATAACAGGCTTAACATTAGAAAAGGCAGTGACTTCAGTCACTTTGATCGATCCCTTTCAGGACCGAAGGACTCGGTGGaataaagagaaaaatatTAGGAAATAGACAGCGAGATAGATGGGAGATGGTATCGGTAAATGAGCTCCAGTAGTTAAGCATAATCCCACCAGGATGCAGACAGATGAGAAAGTCCTACTTCGACGTGGCCTTCTCGCCGGCTGGTGGGCTCAACCCGGGGTTTATCAGCGCATCAGGAAGGATTATCGGCGCTTTTGGTGAAGCCCCAAGCTTCTCTAACTTCTCCCCTCTTATCACCTTTTCCATTTCCTCTTTTGTTAAAGTCTCGTACTCTAAAAGAGCTTTTGTGACGAGTTCAAGCTCCTTTCGGCGTTCCTTCAAGATTGATTTTGCACGGTTGCTGGCCTCTTCTACGATGCGACGAACCTCTGCTTCGATCTCTTGCTTTGTCTCGGACGAAAGAGCGTCATAATTGAAGCTGAGGTCAACGTTGCCAAGCTTCTTCGAATATCCCATTTGCGTTACCATTGAGAACGCAGTTTCGGTGGCACTGCGGAGATCCTGCGGTAGAGGCATATTAGCACAAGCAGAAATCATGAAATAGCCACGAATATAACTTACCGCTGCACTTCCACTGGTGACATTTTCCGGTCCATAAACAAGCTCTTCGGCGGCCTTGCCACCCATCGAAACGTCGATATCGGCCAAGTATTCAGTGTAGTTCTTAGAATAAATGTCCATCTCTGGGAGAAAGTGAGTGACACCTAAGGACATTCCTCGAGGAACAATGGTGATTTTGTACAACGGCATGGCTGCCGGAGAGAAGTATGCAACCAAGGCATGACCAGCCTCATGGTAAGCAGTTAGAAGCTTCTCTTCATCTCTCAAGACCCTGCTACGGGACTCGGCTCCCATGATGATCTTATCCTTGGCCCAGTCAAAGTCTGCTGGGCCAACTTTGGTTTTCTTATACCTGCTAGCGTGGACAGCGGCCTGATTAACGAGATTTTCCAAGTCTGCGCCGGAGAAGCCTGAGGTACCACGAGCAATGACGGCTGCATCGACATCAGTGCTAATCTGCACATTTTTCATATGATGCTTGAGAATATCGACACGGCCTCGGACGTCTGGGAGACCAACAACCACCTTACGATCGAATCGACCAGGTCGTGTAAGCGCCTTATCGAGCAGTTGGGGGTAGTTGGTGGCTGCCAGGATAATGACACCACTGCTTTGTGAGAAACCGTCAAGCTCAGTCAACAGCTGGTTCAAAGTTTGTTTGACATAGGCAGCGTCTCGCTCGTTTCTTTTCGCACCGATCGCGTCTAGCTCGTCGATAAAAATGATAGCAGGAGCCTTGGCTCTCGCCTGGTTGAACAGTTCACGGACTCGTTTGGCGCCAACGCCGACATAAATCTCATCGAATTCAGATCCAGACATATAAAAGAACGGTACACCTGCCTCACCAGCGACTGCACGGGCGAGTAACGTTTTACCGGTCCCAGGAGGCCCAACGAGCAGGACACCCTTTGGAAGTTTGCCGCCAAGAGACGAGAAGCGTTCAGGATTTGacagaaattcaaccagCTCTTGTAATTCATCTTTGGCTTCGTCACATCCGTGAACATCGCTGAATCGAGCCTTCTGATGCTGTGGCTGTGCTTCATTGCTCTGGGCCCCACGAACATTTTTCATAATTCCAGTTGTCTCAACCAAGAAGCTGACCATAACCAGGGAGAAATAGCAGACAAAACCGAAGTAGAGGATGAATTTAACCCATCTGAAGACTTGACTTCCCGTCGACTCTTCAACCACAACGTATATGGGTGCATCCTTCGCTCCAGTGCCGTTCGTCTTGGTTGACATTCCCACTTGACCACCGTATGTCTGAGCAGCAACGGCTTGGCCAACGGCTTGCATTTGGTCGGGATTCAGATGTTCATGAGACGGTATTTGGCTTTGTCCTTGCATCGAGGCAGACGACATGCCCGTTTGCTGGAGGGCTTTCATATAAAGCTGGGCGGACTGGGCGTTGCTGGCAAATCTTCCACTCTGATAACGTTCGATCAGTATGGCTGGCATTTTTGCTCGTAGAAGGGCGGAATAAAAGGCGTTCTGAGAGCTCGCGCTTGTCGGATTACCGTTGGCATTTTGTTCGATGTATCGCAGAGTACTTTGGGACGGACCGCCGAACAAAAACCTTTGCTGCTGTGACTGGGATAGGCCCTTCACCTTAGGAATGGCTCCCGGACGGTTGAGTTGCAAGCTGGAGAGCGTAGAATAGGAACGGGCCAGACTAGCTTTCGGGGAATTGGACGAGGGAAACGCTCCAGCTATCTCTATTCGCCTGGAAGTGACTACTCCAAAACTTGTCAGCCGCAGCTAGGATCCATAGGATACGACATTACATACGCTGAGAGAGAAGACTGGCCGATCTTGCTTGCCGAAGAGCCAGATTTTGCTCCGCCGCCAGTCGTAACGTATCAGTGGGAAGCGTACGGAAGCATTCTGGGAGTGGCAAGCGAGATTCGACCTGCAGTTTTTCGTGAGTATGAGACCGACACTGCCTGGGCACGGCGAAAACACGTACATTCGAAGGGCTTCCATTATGCAACTTGCGAAGGGATTCTTGGCTTGCTGGGGAGGGAGCGGGGCGGGGCGCTGCGGAGGATGGCCGGTTAAGACATCTCCATGGCGCAGCGATCGCATTGGACATAGAGGGCCACAACTCGGATGCTACGTTTGCAACATTCTACGGTAGTCAGAAAACTCGTCAGTATAAACACCCTGTAGAGAGGAGACGTCCATGACAGCGCGAGAGCGTACCGGTAGGGCAATGGGGGTGTGGAAAGCCATGGGCGGAAAAGCCTCACGGCTGGAGCGGACAGCGACTCTGATCAGTGTCCGGGAAGAATGGTCGCGCAGGAAGACAGATTAAAATATAAGCTTGCCACAGGGAATAACTGCAGTCGCCATTGTTCCTCTTTCGAGCAAATTGAACCGGAGAGTCAAACGGTTCTGTTCCTTGATTGAAAAGCAGACCCGGCGAGCGGCGAATCGTGACAAAGCTGCGTTTGCCACCCAGAACGGTAAGCATCAGACCACGTGTGCCCTCCCATTGGCCCGCCCTGTCAGCGCCATGCTTAGTCAGTGGCGTGTGGCTTTGTCGCGGcttagttagttacataaGTCAACCGCCTTGGCAGCTCCGGCCTCCAAATCCGGCTCGCTGGGCGCTCTGGGCGGGAACACGACGGGGGAGGATTGAACGAGGAAGAGCTTTGGGgctttttatttatttatttatttatttatttatttttttggcTTCCTCCATGTAAGGGAGCCTTCGAGTCCTTGTCTCCAGCACCGGCCGTCGGTGTGCAGCCCACGCATGGAACCATGGCATACAGGGTGATAGCCTTCAGCGGGCTTCCGCCTCGGAGTGCTCTCAACTGGGATGAATCGGAGCTCCTTCAACCACCGCTACCTCCCTTCTACCAGCCTAGATCGCTAGAAGGAGAAGGACTAAATTCACAGGCCCGATGGCGATCGCTCGCCCCAATCAAAATTCCTTCTTTTATGTCTCCGACGTACGGAGCATCTTTCTTTACAGTGGGAACAATTCAGAGGTACAGCGGAGACTCCGTGAGCTTGGACGTTGACGAGAGCACGTTGTCGGAGTTCTACGATCAGTCGTTCGCTCTCCATGAGGGAACGCATCACTCTTTTACGAGTGTTACAAAGTCGTTTACAGACGACTCCGAGCTTACTCCAAGCTTCGAAGGTGAAAGCCTCGATTACTCGATGTCCAAGCTTTCACAGTCCAAGGTCAACCAGCAGAACTTCGAGGGTCAACCTGTGTATGGACACCTGATTGGCGTCGAAGATATCCCTAGCGCGATGTACCTACAGTCCTTAGCTCCACGGAAAGTCATTGTGAGCCTGGTCGTTGCCATAATCAACATTCAGCCGCGGCGCCGCGTTCAGACACGATGGGGTCGTGAGATGGACATTGTGGAGCTGTTGGTGGGCGACGAGACGAAGGCTGGGCTTCGCGTGAGTTGCTGGGTGCCGCCGTCGACAGAGGACACAAGGACTGTCACTGCGAATTCGTTGGAGCAGTCGCTCAAGGCGTTGCGACTGCGTGACATAATTCTGCTGCGTCACATCGTCCTGGGGTCCTTTCGCGGGCAAGTCTATGGCCAGAGTTTACGGCAGAACATGACGAAGGTTGATGTTTTGGATCGCGAGGATGCGGGAGTTGGTCAAACCGATCGTCCGGGGGAGGCGAACAGGTCGGGTCCGCATGCGCTGAAGATCCGCAAGGTGAGGCGCTGGATGCGGAAGTTCGTCACTCCGGGGGCGGCCGGGAGGGAGGATGTGAACAATTTTTTGTTTGTCGCGCCGGCAGGAACCGTCCAGCTTCCACCTGATACTCAACAGTGAGCAATGCGCGGCGTGCTCTGCAGATAGCGATAATAATTCTTAATCGGCAGTTCGCTGGTCACGTTAGACCAAAAAGTCGTCCTGCTTTTGGGcgtttatttttattattatttttttaatttatttatttatttattttattttcatttttgtTTTCGTCGTTTGGGCTATCCCTCCTCTTAGTTCATTGATTATCCCGAATGATTTTCCTGAGCGAGCCGTGATTTGCAGGAAGGATGCGAGATGGGCGTTTTGCAGTGTCGCATCGATGCTGGGAGGGGTCGTGCTTTTATGCGATCGAAGGAATGGCAAGACGTTGGCTCGCCACGACACGGGATGTTTAAATACGGatcatcaccaccatcatCACATTGTATTCTCCGGGTGCTATGATGCTCATATAATTGGAGGTGCTCTCAACTCTCCCTGGTGACGTGGCTTTCCAAGCAATTTCTTACGGTTGCATTTCCGTTCCTTGGGAGAAGAGCCCCATCTTTCTCCATTTTCTCCATCAAATCATTGCTCTTGTGCCGATCTTGGTTAAATCAGATGATCCATCAAGCTCCTCCACAGCTACTAATAATGTTGGTCCCAGTTTTGTCCGTATGGAGTTCTCGTTCCTTGTCGGGATCGAGCGCTGTCTCAGACACAAGAGACAACCTTGACGGCGGTTCCGGGCATTCGTAAAGAGGGTCTCcaattttttcctttctttcttttggtcttttcttttgttctcGTTTTTacttccttctttttctttccaaGGCTCAATTTATGACCCTCTGGTTCTGGGTTTTGTTTGGGTTGATCTCCGACAGCGTTTTAAGCTTTTCAGGGAGAAAAAGAGGTACATGGATATGCGTGGCAACCCAGCAAAAAGTccaggtactccgtaccaagTCAGGTATCAAATAAGGCCAGGCCCGGGTGCCCACCTGAGAAAGTGGCCGTTTAATTAAGTTTTAGTTAAGAAGCGCCCTCAAACAAACCCCCGGCCCCAGCCCAATAGGAGTCGGCATAGTGGCCACCAAGCCAATCCCGGTCCCTCTCTCGGAGctccctttttcttccctCCCAAACCCACCCGACTCGCGTTACGCACCGcttcttttcccttccccTTAAAAACGCCGCATCCCTGGTGCAACAATCTTGACAGCCGCACCGAGTTGTTTTCTCCTACTTTGATATTATTACCCCCTCCGTCCTTGAAACAATTGCCAGTTGTTCTCCTTTTTCCATCGCCGCCGCTGAAATCCACCCTTCTCGCAAGCACGAGTCTTGCGGCTGTCAAACCTGTACATCTGTCCACAAAGGCCTACGCTCGTTATATCCCTTACCTCTGACCCCTTCATCGACTCTACTCCTCACCAACTATCGCCGCTCCCGCCGCCCGTCATCGTTGACCGATATACCGCTCCAAACCTATTGAATTCAATTACACTACACTCGTTATCATGAAGGGTACGTTGGTGTGCTGTTtggtgaaaaaaaaaggatattCTGCTAATCCGCTTGCGACAAACTCAGCTCTCATTCTTGTCGGGGGTTTCGGTACCCGTCTACGTCCATTGGTGAGTCTTTCTGACGTTCCGCAGCCGTGGGCGGGGTAATGAGACCGTTTTGCTAAACTTGTACAACTGGTAGACTCTCACTCTCCCAAAGCCCTTGGTCGAGTTTGCCAACCGTCCTATGATCCTCCACCAAGTTGAGAGCTTGGCAGCCGCTGGTGTGACAGACATTGTCCTCGCTGTCAACTATCGACCAGATATTATGGTCTCTACACTTAAAAAGGTAAAATAAAACGGCTTTCCCACTAGCAGCTAGCAGTCGAACGGACCACGCTCACCAGCCCGGCTCCGTCTACAGTACGAAGAAGAATATAACGTGAAAATCGAATTTTCCGTCGAATCCGAGCCACTAGGCACTGCCGGCCCCTTGAAGCTTGCGGAAAAGATCCTCGGCAAAGACGACAGCCCGTTCTTCGTCCTCAATTCCGACGTCATCTGCGAGTATCCATTCAAGGAACTCGCGGAGTTTCATAAGAGACACGGAGACGAAGGTACGATTGTGGTCACAAAGGTGGAGGAGCCCTCAAAATACGGTGTCGTTGTTCATAAGCCAAACCACCCTTCCCGGATCGACCGATTCGTCGAGAAACCCGTCGAGTTCGTCGGCAACCGCATCAATGCCGGCATCTACATCCTCAATCCTAGCGTACTGAAGCGCATTGAGCTTCGTCCTACCTCAATTGAACAGGAGACTTTCCCTGCCATTTGCAAGGATGGCCAGCTTCACTCCTTTGACCTTGAAGGCTTCTGGATGGACGTCGGCCAGCCCAAGGATTTCCTGACCGGAACATGTCTCTATCTTTCTTCTCTCACCAAGCAAAAGTCTAAGCTCCTGTCGCCCTCCACTGAACCATACGTTCATGGCGGAAACGTCATGGTCGACCCTTCAGCCAAGATCGGCAAGAACTGTCGCATTGGGCCCAACGTGACGATCGGGCCAAACGTTGTCGTCGGCGACGGCGTTCGGCTGCAACGATGTGTCTTGCTTGAAAATAGCAAGGTCAAAGACCACGCCTGGGTGAAATCCAGCATTATCGGTTGGAACAGCTCGGTTGGCAAATGGGCACGATTGGAGAACGTCAGTGTTCTAGGTGATGATGTTACCATTGGCGATGAAGTTTATGTCAATGGTGGCTCCATTCTCCCTCACAAGAGCATCAAGCAAAATATTGACGGTATGTCTTCCT
This window harbors:
- a CDS encoding uncharacterized protein (EggNog:ENOG410PFTB~COG:O~TransMembrane:1 (o301-320i)~MEROPS:MER0002197~BUSCO:2130at33183) — translated: MAFHTPIALPNVANVASELWPSMSNAIAAPWRCLNRPSSAAPRPAPSPASQESLRKLHNGSPSNVESRLPLPECFRTLPTDTLRLAAEQNLALRQARSASLLSQLTSRRIEIAGAFPSSNSPKASLARSYSTLSSLQLNRPGAIPKVKGLSQSQQQRFLFGGPSQSTLRYIEQNANGNPTSASSQNAFYSALLRAKMPAILIERYQSGRFASNAQSAQLYMKALQQTGMSSASMQGQSQIPSHEHLNPDQMQAVGQAVAAQTYGGQVGMSTKTNGTGAKDAPIYVVVEESTGSQVFRWVKFILYFGFVCYFSLVMVSFLVETTGIMKNVRGAQSNEAQPQHQKARFSDVHGCDEAKDELQELVEFLSNPERFSSLGGKLPKGVLLVGPPGTGKTLLARAVAGEAGVPFFYMSGSEFDEIYVGVGAKRVRELFNQARAKAPAIIFIDELDAIGAKRNERDAAYVKQTLNQLLTELDGFSQSSGVIILAATNYPQLLDKALTRPGRFDRKVVVGLPDVRGRVDILKHHMKNVQISTDVDAAVIARGTSGFSGADLENLVNQAAVHASRYKKTKVGPADFDWAKDKIIMGAESRSRVLRDEEKLLTAYHEAGHALVAYFSPAAMPLYKITIVPRGMSLGVTHFLPEMDIYSKNYTEYLADIDVSMGGKAAEELVYGPENVTSGSAADLRSATETAFSMVTQMGYSKKLGNVDLSFNYDALSSETKQEIEAEVRRIVEEASNRAKSILKERRKELELVTKALLEYETLTKEEMEKVIRGEKLEKLGASPKAPIILPDALINPGLSPPAGEKATSK
- a CDS encoding uncharacterized protein (EggNog:ENOG410PNSY~COG:S~BUSCO:9187at33183); this encodes MAYRVIAFSGLPPRSALNWDESELLQPPLPPFYQPRSLEGEGLNSQARWRSLAPIKIPSFMSPTYGASFFTVGTIQRYSGDSVSLDVDESTLSEFYDQSFALHEGTHHSFTSVTKSFTDDSELTPSFEGESLDYSMSKLSQSKVNQQNFEGQPVYGHLIGVEDIPSAMYLQSLAPRKVIVSLVVAIINIQPRRRVQTRWGREMDIVELLVGDETKAGLRVSCWVPPSTEDTRTVTANSLEQSLKALRLRDIILLRHIVLGSFRGQVYGQSLRQNMTKVDVLDREDAGVGQTDRPGEANRSGPHALKIRKVRRWMRKFVTPGAAGREDVNNFLFVAPAGTVQLPPDTQQ
- the MPG1_1 gene encoding mannose-1-phosphate guanyltransferase (EggNog:ENOG410PFAH~COG:M) yields the protein MKALILVGGFGTRLRPLTLTLPKPLVEFANRPMILHQVESLAAAGVTDIVLAVNYRPDIMVSTLKKVK
- the MPG1_2 gene encoding mannose-1-phosphate guanyltransferase (EggNog:ENOG410PFAH~COG:M) is translated as MDVGQPKDFLTGTCLYLSSLTKQKSKLLSPSTEPYVHGGNVMVDPSAKIGKNCRIGPNVTIGPNVVVGDGVRLQRCVLLENSKVKDHAWVKSSIIGWNSSVGKWARLENVSVLGDDVTIGDEVYVNGGSILPHKSIKQNIDVPAIIM